CAAAGTGCCGTCACCGACTGAAATTTCAGATGCCTAGACACCACAGGAGGATCGCTTGCTcttgataccatattaactatTGTAAATCTAAGAATGTTTGATCAAGAAAGCTGAAAAATGAAGTAAGAAAGAAGAgctcagagagagagaatagTGCACTCAAAAGATGAATATTCATTCAATGTAATTGTTCAATACAATCAGAAAACTAACATATAAAGGCTACCAACCAACTTAATGACTAGAAAACTTTTATCCAATCTAACCAAATCTTAAcatatccaatccaaccaaaTCTTATCTAAAATAACCACTTTTCAACAAATCCTAGCTGGCAGATATACCTACAAACTTGCCATGTGTCCTCACTTATCAAATTGTACAAGACTAAggaggatttaaaaaaaaagttgggtaTTGATGCTATGAAGAACAATTATGAATTCAAAGTGAAGAGATCAAGCAAAGAAAGGTTTGAAGTTAGTTGTGTCGGCGACGCATGCAAATGGAAATTATGTGCTTCTAAATTACGACAATCATCTTATTTCAAGGTCAAGAAATACACTACTATGCATTCATGCTCATTAGACGTTATCAATCGCCATCATCGACAGGCAAGTAGTTCTTTTATTGGTTAATGCATAAAGTCTAAGTATGAGGGTGTATCATGAGTACATGGACCACGTGACATCATAGAACATATGCGAAAGGACATGGGTGTGAGTATAAGCTATGTGAAGGCTTGGAGAGCTAAGGAACATGCAATGGAGTTGGTTAAGGGATCACCAGAAGAATCTTACACGGTACTTCCATCTTATTTTGCTGTATTAGAAGCCAAAAATCCAGGTACGATAACAACTATTGAAACGGATGagaataattgttttttgtacTATTTCATGTCACTTGGACCTTGCATAAGAGGCTTTCGAAGTGCTATTAGGCCTGTAATAGCAGTCGACGGGATGTTTTTAAAGGGTAAATATTTTGGCACTCTATTTGTTGCCACATGCATGGACGACAATAAACAAATATACTCTTTAGCATTCGGAGTTGGAGATTCAGATAATGACGCATCATGGAATTGGTTTTTGACAAAATTACGGGGAGCAATTGGGGAAATTGATGACTTGGTGTTCGTTTCTGACAGACATGAAAAACATTCGAAAGGCTCTTTCAACTGTTTTTTCCCAATGCCCATCATGGTGCATGCATATTTCATATAAGTCAAAACATTAGGCACAATTTTAAGCATGAGAGAGCACACAAATTGTATTTTACAGCTACTAAGGCATACAGAGTTCCTGAATTTCTTCGTCTCATGACAGAAATATATAAAGTCGACTCTGAGGTGGGTGATTATCTTAATTCAGCTAGATATGAAAAGTGGACTCGTGCGTGCTTTGATGGAAAGCGGTACAACATCATGACAACAAATATTGTTGAATGCCTTAATGCAATCCCTAGAGATGCTCGAAAGCTACCTATCACACGATTTCTTGAGTATTTAAGAATGAATATTCTCCAGAAGTGGTTTTATAAGCATCGAACCGAGGCAGCCAAAATGAATACACATTTGACAGATTGGACAGACAAGTTGGTGCGAGAAAATAACAAGCAAAGATTATCATTCCAGGTATTTTACTTTATTCACTTAAcaagaatttattttaatttctctaTTTAATTTTGGCACATTTTGATTTGTTCTCAAGTTTTTGAACTATTTTACTGATTCTCATATCAAATAATCTGTAACTTTATCCATCTGTACCATGTTATTCTTTATATGTATGTTTGcaatgcaagaaagtaaagttCAAAACTTGGGTTTGACCAAAAATGTAACTTCAACGTAATTTTGTTgtagttttatgtaaattgctttttgtagtttttatacggattttgttgttgattagttcttcttttgtttgagtaatgtgtgtgtgtgtgtgtgtgtgtgtgtgtgtgtgaatatgCAGGTATCGCCCATAGCAACTTactaatttcatatatatacgaTAGATTTTGTATTGAAGTTGTGAATTTAGAGGAAAAGAGTTGCACATGCCGGCAATTTTATCTTGACCAGCTACCTTTCTCAAATGCTTGTGCTACATGTAGACACCGACAAATTTCATGTTATCCTATGTGTTCTCATTATTATACTACAAACTTTTTGGTCATTGCATATGCAGAAGCTATATGGCCAGTTCGTGATCAGACCGATTGGATAGTAACTGATGATGTGCATGAAAGAATTGTCCTACCACCAATTACACAAAGAAGATATGGCAGTGCAAAGAAAAGAGGATCCCATCACGTGGGAAAGAAAAATCAACTCGAAAGTgttcaaaacgtagttcaaatggcCATTATAAGCAAACTTGTAGGAATCTCGTTCAACTTCATCCTACTTTGTAAAACCCTTTTAAATTTACAGTTTAAAGAATACAATTTTCTTTCtatcattttattatttatattggtTGTACAATCCTTTAAATTTGAGACAAGTAaaagttaatttatttttgtttgttcacTCTGGTATATTGCCTTCTTTATCAACTTCTTCATCTATTCCTGATTATCTTTACCACTACTTGATGTATTGTTCCATCTTCCTTGTTAACTACTAGATTTTCAAAGAGAAACTTATTTGGTTACTATTAGCCGAAAGACTAGTATAAgagaaaacaacatttttagGTTTTGCGTGAAAACTCATTCATCTAATagggtttttgattttttttttatgcaacgatatattttatttttaatttattaggtttaaagtttaagggtatttgtgtctatttaaATGATATTTACATttaaaagtttttataaaaactaacACTTTTGAAATTAGTAGCAAATATTTgactatatttgataaatactcaTAATATATCTCATATCTTGATCTTTGTCACTTTTCTGCGATGTGCAAGAGTTGGCGGGCTGTTCTAGAATGGGTTCAACTGAGTGCAAACTTGCCATCATCACCATGCCTAAATAGTACATGTGCCCTCTTGGTGCCAAGAGCGATGGTAAAACCGTGAAGACGTTCGAGCTCTTTGATCTGTCATCCAAACGAACGTATCATCATATTGGAAGCACGCATCTGATAGAAGAAGGGAGAGGACTCATTGCCAATGCTCGACTTCATGCTTCAAAATATGGTTGGTTATTGTTCTCAGCTATAGAAAATTTATCCGGTGGCGCGAGGACagcattctttttcttcaatcCCTTCTGCAATCAGATTTTGGAAATGCCTCCGTTAGATTTGAACACGGGTGAAAAGGTAGGGTTTGCAATCTTTACAACCACTCCAACTTCTCCTAATTGTTTCATCCTTGTCCTAGGTGAAAACATAACATCTTATCCTTGCAGTAAAGGATATAGCTTTATATTTACATATAACTCGACAGAGAAAAGATGGAGAAGTGTACGTGGTAATTATGATTTTAATCTAACTGAAGCCAGTGACATCGCATATGTGGATGGAATTTTGTATGTGCGTGGGGAATACTTCTTCATTCGCCTTGGATGCCTTGGATATTTCACTTCAAGCCTGGAAACAATGAAGAAACTACTACATGCCAAGAGAATCTTTTCTCTACGAACCAGTGGAACGTTATTTAGTTGAGTCTGATAGGGAGCTCTTATTGGCGGTTTATTGTGTCAACAATGATCATATCTGATTAAATTTTGGTATGTTTATCGACTTGATTCTTCTCTAAATTCTTGGAGTAGAGTTGAAAGTTTGGGACATCGAGTGGTGTTTATATTCTGCTCGAGTAAACTgttcaaaacatcaaaagcaACTGCGAGTCCAGCAGGGGGGAAATTCCACCAAGTCTTAGCGTATAAAACTTGGTTGTTTAATCCAAAAAACCATTGAAAATGCCACATTTTTTGGTGTGAACATTAGCGAATGGATAGAGAATCAATCCATGAAGAACACACAATTGAGAATAGTCGGGCATGATATATAGAtgcacattttattttattttgttactGTTAACCTAACATGGATATGTGCATACGCAAGATAATGCAGTCGAGTCGCTGTCGGGGACATTTATGCACGTTGCAGCTGCATCTGGAGCAGTATTAGGGTATTTGGAACAACATCTATCAGAGCATGGTTTACTGATGTCTGTACTTGGGCATGGAATGTCCGACTGCATTGCCTGGCGAATTTCaacttcttccttttctctctggTTCAGTATTAAAGAAAGCTCTACACGCATCAATGACGAATTTAGCAAAGAAACAATTTTGCAATCCAAAATTGACCAAACCACTTTCAAATTTAAGCTAAACAATCATCATATCATCAgaactataaaaaaattaaacattacccactaaaaataaatcaaaacaatttttggaTCCTCATTAGCTCACCCTCCCGTCATAGCCTTTTTGGGCTTCCCAGGACCCAGATCTGACCGACCCAGATGACGCAGACGACGAGGTAATCgttggagatgaagaagttgATGTGTTCGGCGTCGGAGATAAAGTCATGCCCGAAGCCTTTGTTGTCAAAATCAAAGTCGATGAGGTGAATCTAGTAGGACAATGCGATGTGCCATTGCAATCGAGGTTGAGGAGGTGAATCAAGCAGAACGAAGCGAAGTTCTTAGCTAATCCTATGGTTTTTTGGAGGACTCATGAAGACCTGTTAGCAATGTCTCTAGCCAAAGTGAGTCTTAGTTAATCTTATTAACACTAGCCCCGCAAGGGAACAAACACTAGACTAGACTAATATTCAATCTAGTCTAGTCCAATGAGAGCTAAGGCAatttccaaccgaagggtccagagggccagagagcCGAAAATAGTCCGAAAATCATCTTCAACCGAAGGCTAGACCAgggggctcgtgggccccacgaAATCTGAAAAGGCCAAGTGGCCAAAGGGCTGGCCATAAATTTAAGAATTGACTTCGGATATAACCAAAAGCATCATTATTAATCCTGTCAATTATATCTGACAGCAATTCTTAAACAAGtttttgaatccaacggctagctaacGTCAGTTAGccgttatttttgaattttttttttacagttttatttatttattttatttacaaaaaaaatttcctataacttccatttttaaattctattttttttctataacttctattttacaaaatttgtttcatatttttttaaaaattctatttttttcctataacttcctaaaccattatacaacattaaattaaattaagtaacatgaaacaacattaaataatattaatgaacataaaaattatacaacataaaacaaacatttaacgacatgaaacttaaacaatatttttaaaaacatttaacaacataaaacttaaacacctacttcatgcttcttttggcccaaagatgtgcaacaagatcctgttataggtacttgtttgtggcatagGAACGTATCACTCTATAGGacctcatgtactcatttatagagatactaccagttcttggattgaaagtCAAATTAGgtccatcatatatttttgcacgagccattcttgacctatttggactTCTTGGTCATCatcggactctccatcaatatactcatctcactcatcctccactatcatattgtgtaatatgatgcaagacatcatgatggagtccaaattttctcgactcaACCCTCTTGCCGATTCGCTGATGATTTTCTACCAtgcttgtagaataccgaaagctctctcaacatctttccgaTATGCcacttggtgtaaggtaaacaacttttccGCGTCATTcttagggtttggaattgcttggacaagtatcgcccactttgggtagatgtcatctgccaagtaatacctcATATTGTATTGACGGtcgttgatgtagtagtcaagttgaggtgtTTTACCTTCCGTCAGGCGATTGAAAAGGGATGAAAgcccaagaactgtaatgtcattttgggatccagggACTCTAAAGAAAGCATGTCAGATCCATGTGTTATATGAGGCAACCGCCTCTAACACAacagttggctttctcgaccttccgTTAAAGCCTCATTGCCATCCAATGGGAtagttcttccaatcccaatgcatgcagtctaatgaccctatcatgcctGGAAACCCACGGTCTTTAGTTTTGCGAATGAGTTGATtcagatcttcttgatttggctcgCGGAGGTACTCATCTTTGTAAACCTGAACAATTGTGTCACATAATTGTTCaagagtatcaaggcatgtagactcagacataccatgggtttcatTCATCGAATCAGCTGGGGAGGCATAGGCCATCATTCGGAGTGCAACAATAACattctgatgaggtgagaaaccaggACATCCTTCTATGTCCCGCTTTTGTCGAAAGTATAGATTAACCTGCTGGACATCACAAAGTAAACACTCGAAGACATGATGCATCATCCGGAAGCAACGTCTGAAATCCTCTTTTGTGTACATCAAGTTagggttgaagtagttgttcatcagattggcatGCATCATCGCTCTGTCTCGTGTTTGTAAGAGCGACCAGCAAtagagccaccccattgaggttgtttctcagttggctgacacaccatAGATGCTGCTCTATTTTGTTTGTTGcgccttacttgaacttctttATCAGACTCCTTATCTTCTCGTCTAATTTGTgcccatttttcttccaatttggaattggatgaggacccccaaTTGGAATCCGAAgatgatccaaagttggaattcattgcaaacttgaattgaaagagattgaattgaaataaattgaattcaaagttgtgtgaattataacccaatatccaccctatttatagcaaaaaaaaattcaaatccaacggctagctgacgtcacttagccgttggatttgaatttaagttgtagtttttaaataataaattatgtttggccctttggccctcggttggagatggaaaCAAATATGAtaatgtactgttcattaaaatattaatttcttggagggttAGAAGGCTAAAATGAGCTCTCTGAACAGCCCTTGATTGGAGATGGCATAAGACCGGCAAACAAACGGACTAGGATTCTCTTCCTTCCTCTTTCCATCTCCTTCCGTCCCCTCCTCTTacattctttattttgtcttactttttctataaaaaattaatacaagatgttgacgtggtttaaccgtggcCGTTCATATAGGaagggagggaaaaaaagaggggagagaatcctactcccaaacaaacgccccctaacATTATTATTTTAGAATAGAAGAAAAACTTACAAATAGTGCTCTATACTTTTGACATTGTCGTTCATGTAGTGTTGTATTTATAGAGTTGAAAGTGGGTAGGTTTAGAGTACAAGTACGGTGGttaagtataaacagaaatTAGTATCTGAACAAATCCTCTCAAATTAATGTTTGAGTTAGGCTACATGGAAATGTTAAACAAGCATAATCCCCACCAAATGCATTTCAACTTTAAAAAGGAAATGCTGCAAAAACACTGGCCCAAATTTGGTTACAAAAATAGCGACACAAATACAGACTTTGTACTTTGTTTCCTATTAACATTGCCCACTAATACTTGGATTTGTTTCCTATGGACAGACAACACCAATTATTGTACCCAGATTTTTAGTAATGAAACGAACACAATCCTC
This window of the Malus domestica chromosome 03, GDT2T_hap1 genome carries:
- the LOC139194785 gene encoding uncharacterized protein, producing MGVSISYVKAWRAKEHAMELVKGSPEESYTVLPSYFAVLEAKNPGTITTIETDENNCFLYYFMSLGPCIRGFRSAIRPVIAVDGMFLKGKYFGTLFVATCMDDNKQIYSLAFGVGDSDNDASWNWFLTKLRGAIGEIDDLVFVSDRHEKHSKGSFNCFFPMPIMVHAYFI
- the LOC114824211 gene encoding uncharacterized protein, whose product is MGWLYCWSLLQTRDRAMMHANLMNNYFNPNLMYTKEDFRRCFRMMHHVFECLLCDVQQVNLYFRQKRDIEGCPGFSPHQNVIVALRMMAYASPADSMNETHGMSESTCLDTLEQLCDTIVQVYKDEYLREPNQEDLNQLIRKTKDRGFPGMIGSLDCMHWDWKNYPIGWQ